A window of Salmo salar unplaced genomic scaffold, Ssal_v3.1, whole genome shotgun sequence genomic DNA:
ctggtctggtcagtctactcaaatatttgtactatacatgtttctatctgcaggtaacacattgataatttgtaatttataatatgatacattcatttctgaatagatatgtaaggtttcaggacactgatatctgaatatgttgaagaaatatactgccactattttcaccaccaaagcatagcagtgtgattttaatatgatttgactctttgcaggctgtcaggctgtctagtcacagaggaaggctgtgcttctctggtctcagctctgaggtcaaacccctcacacctgagagagctggacctgagctacaatcacccaggagactcaggagtcagacagctctctgctggactggaggatccacactgcagactggagaaactcaagtatgtagagggtttatgtcaatgttcatatcagacatgtttgacttttcaggctagttaagacaaacattctgaccaccacttggacaaagtgtgtgtgtgtgtgtgtgtgtgtgtgtgtgtgttcaggtgtgtccctcaatgactgtctgttcttctgcttaccgctacagtgtggaacatggtggagagttcagaatgaaacctgggattagaaaatgtgagtgttgactgctgtgaagaatatgactaagaataagtcttaattcaagttaagtcaaagaccaccatcattactgacttggtcatattaaatatcagctgtagttctacagaagcagaaatcagggacaccaaagtttacaaagagttgatttgacaatgtgtgtgtgtgtgtgtgtgtggcgagtTTGTGTTAcataagaaatgtgtgtgtgtgtgtaattattggtaataagtgtgtattatattaccatacagtataacatatgatcattcaacaagtctcaagttaccttaacttctccttttgatacctagaaacatctacattaaatgaattagtgaaaagtgagttaacattctaatgtgaatgatgatgatttctaatattgtgtctggtttcatccatcagatgtctgtgatctcacactggacccaaacacagtatTCAGATACAGctttctgtctgaggagaacaaaaAGGTGACACATATGGGAAAGTACCatccgtatcctgatcacccagagagatttgagcaCTGTGGAGAGgtactgtgtagagagggtctgactgggcgctgttactgggaggcagAGTGGAATGGGGGAGAGGTTGATATAGGAGTggcatataaaggaatcagcaggagagaaGGGGGTGAGGACTGTTGGCTTGGattcaatgacaagtcctggagtgtGGTCTGCTCTGAAAACAGTTACAGAGCCAGGCACAATAAGAAGTCCACCttcatagacgtcccctcctccagctcccacagagtaggagtgtatctggactggtcagccggcactctgtccttctatagagcctcctctgacacactgacccacctgatcacattcacctccacattcactgagcccctctatccagggtttcaTCTTTGGGGTTGTGGTGCCTCAGCGTCCCTGTGTCAGGTGGTCCCTGTGTCAAACACAACATGATGTTTCACTCTAATCATGgtcatgttcagtaagacacactggagcagcaatgtagaatatctctagtcatgttcagtaagacacactggagcagcaatgtagaatatctctctagtcatgttcagtaagacacTGGAGCAGCAATGTAGAATATCTCTagtcatgttcagtaagacacactggagcagcaatgtagaatatctctctagtcatgagatataatattattattatatctaaATATTCATGACAATACACCACCTAAGTTAATAGTCATTAATATAATGAatcaccacactgtgttgttaaaaCTGGTTTCATTTACACATCATTGATATGGTTGTTATTTGGCTTCTTGGGCGACCCTGCTGATGTGAGTAACTACAGGTCCATTAGTACACTACCTGTagtgtcgaaggttgttgaaaagtgtgtagcagaacaactgatttcccacctcaacaacagccccttcacattacactccatgcagtttggcttcagagcgaaacactccacagaaaaggccaactgctttcttctggaaaatgtgaagtccaagatggacaaagggggcgttgttggggctgtgtttctggacctaaggaaggctttcgatactgttaaccatgagattctcatcacaaaattgtccaagttcaacttttcccccgatgccttgagatggatgaaatcatacctttgttacatcctcagaaagcatgagctcctgagttgggaagatcttgtgcaatacaccgacgcatgtcttgtattcaagatcctaaatggcctggctccccctctccctccgtcccctccactcagtatttttgttaaactgaaaacccaaacatatggcagcagatccccaaggtctgccatgagaggtgactgtatagttcccattaaggaaaagcacctttagtaaatccgctttctctgtgagagcgtcccatgtctggaatacactgccatcagacacacataactgcaccacatatcacactttcacaaattgcatgaagacatggctaaaggtcaatcagacttgtgaacataatcactagctgtgtattgccactttccatgttgtctgttgtctgtagcttgagAGGTGTGaaaacactgttgtttttatggattttgtcttgttgctttttgttctatgttgctctgtctgtatgctacatcttgcttgtcctatgttactctgcgtgtgctcactgttcaatgattgtctatattgtaattgtttttaataacctgcccagggactgcggttgaaaattagccggctggctaaaaccgtcacttttactgaaacgttgattaatgtgcactgtccctgtaaaaataaaataaactcaaactcaaactcttggtgtttgtaaatattgtagaatgtttatttgtcaaattCTTGACACAACAATCTGGTTTGTGTATAAACTCAATTCAACTGAATGAAATGATGTGCCAGATGTGACTAATAAAGGGTCATCAACcagatggaagaagagaggtggaaatgttttaatattgatcacaatgacagtacagtaatagatggaagaagagaggtggaaatgttttaatattgatcacaatatgacagtacagtaatagataGAAGAGAGgtgtaaatgttttaatattgatcacaatatgacagtacagtaatagataGAAGAGAGgtgtaaatgttttaatattgatcacaatatgacagtacagtaatagatggaagaagagaggtggaaacgttttaatattgatcacaatatgacagtacagtaacaagGGTTGTGTTCAGTACATAGAAGTGGGTCTAATTCAGTTGAAGAGGAAGCTTTTAAATTCACACAAAACAGGACACTAATCATTCTGTTTTCACTACTGTATGATgctgtacaaacacacatacacatggattagGTGTTGTAGataggtagtggagtaggggcctgagggcacacatcgtgtgttgtgaaatatattgttaatgtattgtcatattttttaaatgttgccgaaccccaggaagagtagctcctgcagtagctaatggggatccatacatAAATATATCATAAATACAATTACCTCTAATACCTCTGGGATTTTGTCCTCTCTTATCTCTGATCACAGACTTCTAATACCTCTTGGATGATGTCCTCTTTGCAGGCGAGGACCATGTACTTCTTCATGCGACCTCATCAACAACCTGAAAGAGTGGAAGTATTGGTTTCCATCCAGGTAATATCTAGCCCtgtccaggggaccagacccatagactggaggtattagtttccatcctggccaggggaccagacccatagactggaggtattagtttccatcctggccaggggaccagacccatagactggaggtattagtttccatcctgtccaggggaccagacccatagactggaggtattagtttccatcctggccaggggaccagacccatagactggaggtattagtttccatcctggccaggggaccagacccatagactggaggtattagtttccatcctggccaggggaccagacccatagactggaggtattagtttccatcctggccaggggaccagacccatagactggaggtattagtttccatcctggccaggggaccagacccatagactggaggtattagtttccatcctgtccaggggaccagacccatagactggaggtattagtttccatcctggccaggggaccagacccatagactggaggtattagtttccatcctgtccaggggaccagacccatagactggaggtattagtttccatcctggccaggggaccagacccatagactggaggtattagtttccatcctgtccaggggaccagacctatagactggaggtattagtttccatcctgtccaggggaccagacccatagactggaggtattagtttccatcctgtccaggggaccagacccatagactggaggtattagtttccatcctgtccaggggaccagacccatagactggaggtattagtttccatcctggccagaggaccagacccatagactggaggtattagtttccattctggccaggggaccagacccatagactggaggtattagtttccatcctggccaggggaccagacccatagactggaggtattagtttccatcctggccaggggaccagacctatagactggaggtattagtttccatcctagccaggggaccagacccatagactggaggtattagtttccatcctgtccaggggaccagacccatagactggaggtattagtttccatcctgtccaggggaccagacccatagactggaggtattagtttccatcctggccaggggaccagacccatagactggaggtattagtttccatcctggccaggggaccagacccatagactggaggtattagtttccatcctgtccaggggaccagacccatagactggaggtattagtttccatcctggccaggggaccagacccatagactggaggtattagtttccatcctgtccaggggaccagacccatagactggaggtattagtttccatcctgtccaggggaccagacccatagactggaggtattagtttccatcctggccaggggaccagacccatagactggaggtattagtttccatcctggccaggggaccagacccatagactggaggtattagtttccatcctggccaggggaccagacccatagactggaggtattagtttccatcctggccaggggaccagacccatagactggaggtattagtttccatcctggccaggggaccagacccatagactggaggtattagtttccatcctgtccaggggaccagacccatagactggaggtattagtttccatcctggccaggggaccagacccatagactggaggtattagtttccatcctgtccaggggaccagacccatagactggaggtattagtttccatcctggccaggggaccagacccatagactggaggtattagtttccatcctagccaggggaccagacccatagactggaggtgtCCTCTTCACCTCGGGGACAGGGGACTTTGTTGGTCTTCCAGCCAATCTCAcctttagtatttggtcccattttCCTTGCTTGCAGTGATTAACCTcacttgggcaggtgggacgctaccgtcccacccacggttaacactattcaacagccagtgaaaatcagagcgccaaattcaaaacaacaaaatgtcataattcaaagttctcaaacatacgactattttacaccattttaaagatacacttctccttaactaCATATagtttgtgactctacaaacttgttgaattaatttgcagtttgtcttggttgtgttttagataatgtttttcctaatagaaactgaatggtgaataacgtcctgtcattttggagtcacttcacttttattgtaagttagaatagaatatgtttctgaataCTTCTTCAAATTACCaatgtccttatatgaactgtaactcagtaaatgtttgaaattgttgtatgttgcatttatattttggtttccGTAGTTTCATCAGATGTTGTTCTTTACCCAGACACCCTGCACAGTCTGTAGATGTTATCTGTGGTTAGAGGCATTTATCAATGCATTCATTCAGACTGTCAACAGATAATATAACATACCTGATTCCAACATTAAGTGCAGGACTTTATACAAGGCATTTGGTCCAGGTGTTCCAATTGTCTAGAGAAATGCATTTTCTCTCCGCTCCTAGAAGGTACTCTGCTAACTGGTAATATAGGAGAAATCTGAAATGTGGCATTGAATTCATAGCAGTAACGGGACCAGTCTAAAAGCCACTATGATAGGAACAGTATCTATACAGGAGAATGATCAGAGTTATGTCTCCACTATTAAAGGGACAGTATGATCAGAGTCATGTCTCCAATGTTCACTTTAGGGAAAGAAGTCACACTTCCTGTTTCCACTCATCTTTATTTGACTTGCTGCAATACAGAGGTACAGGCCGTATTAAATCATACATTAACTCTCTAAACTTTTCTTCATTTTgtctttattgaaaatgaaagctGTGTGTTCCTTTATTCACCATTTCAATAAGGGAAGAACCAGTTTTAATGTCCAGCAGGCTCTGACAAGATCCAGAAAGTATTAACACTTCAAGACTCTATGGTCAGATGACTTTTCATAGAGACGTCATGGTAAATAATGGTAATGAGGGGGGGACTAAGACCACAGTACACCACTACACTGGGAGTAGAGAATCATCAATAGTGTTGCTGTGGACACTGGGTAatctgactaacacacacacctgtttgacCTCTCTGTGACCTCACTGTAGGACTACACTTATGTTACTATTCTGAGTCAATTCAGGTAGCACTTAATGTCCTGTGTTTGTGTTAACCATGGCAACCAGCGTTGTAAATAAAGAGATGTGCAGAAAGATAATCAGCCTCTGTGTCTGTGGATTCTTTCcccttgtatgtatgtttcatatcagcctctgtggatcctttccccttgtatgtatgtttcatatcagacTCTGTGGATTCTTTCCCCTTGTATGTTTCATATCAGCCTCTGTGGATCCTTTCCCCttgtatgtttcatatcagactctgtgtctgtggatcctttccccttgtatgtatgtttcatatcagactctgtggatcctttccccttgtatgtatgtttcatatcagacTCTGTGGATCCTTTAcccttgtatgtatgtttcatatcagacTCTGTGGATCCTGTCCCCTTGTATGTTTCATATCAGCCTCTGTGTCTGTGGATCCTTTAcccttgtatgtatgtttcatatcagacTCTGTGGATCCTTTAcccttgtatgtatgtttcatatcagacTCTGTGGATCCTTTACCCTGgtatgtatgtttcatatcagacGCCCATCTTTTCAAAGAAACATCATTTCATTCAGTCGCTAATTGAGTAAAATAAGGAGTGCTTCAGTCCTTGTTTCGTTTTCACTTGTTGTTACCCGGTAAATAACCAACAACCATGGATAACCACAAGGAGAATAAGGTGAGGAAACCGTCCATGTCAGCCAGGTCCATCTTTTTAAAGAAACACCATTTATTTACATCt
This region includes:
- the LOC123732234 gene encoding stonustoxin subunit beta-like, which encodes MKPGIRKYVCDLTLDPNTVFRYSFLSEENKKVTHMGKYHPYPDHPERFEHCGEVLCREGLTGRCYWEAEWNGGEVDIGVAYKGISRREGGEDCWLGFNDKSWSVVCSENSYRARHNKKSTFIDVPSSSSHRVGVYLDWSAGTLSFYRASSDTLTHLITFTSTFTEPLYPGFHLWGCGASASLCQVVPVSNTT